A window of the Natronomonas salina genome harbors these coding sequences:
- the nadA gene encoding quinolinate synthase NadA codes for MPEMETVDLETDLSLFKYDNLEQLPPEYRELNEAARTERIEAAREALGDDVVILGHNYQRREIVEHADFVGDSYQLSKEAADADADYVVFCGVTFMAESADIITDDDQTVVLPSMEASCPMAGMAEALQVDAAWTELNAAVDDDTDIVPITYMNSYADLKAFCAEQGGLVCTSSNAHRAFEYAFERGDKVLFLPDKHLGENTAHRLGLADSTAEWDPWDPESKDADEVADADVILWDGYCQVHERFTEGHVEAVRAEHEGANVVVHPECRREVVEAADVVGSTSTICETVENADPGETWAIGTEIHLTNHLQRWHPEVEVLPLCGDACMDCNAMRQVDPNYLTWVLEELVDGNERNVVEVAPREKGLAELALERMLEV; via the coding sequence ATGCCCGAAATGGAAACGGTCGACCTGGAGACCGACCTCAGCCTCTTCAAGTACGACAACCTGGAACAGTTACCCCCGGAGTATCGGGAATTGAACGAAGCCGCCCGTACCGAGCGTATCGAGGCGGCCCGCGAGGCTCTGGGCGACGACGTGGTCATCCTGGGCCACAACTACCAGCGCCGTGAGATCGTCGAGCACGCGGACTTCGTCGGCGACTCCTACCAGCTCTCGAAGGAGGCCGCCGACGCGGACGCCGATTACGTCGTCTTCTGCGGCGTGACGTTCATGGCCGAGTCCGCGGACATCATCACCGACGACGACCAGACGGTCGTCCTGCCGTCGATGGAGGCGTCCTGTCCGATGGCGGGGATGGCCGAGGCATTACAGGTCGACGCCGCCTGGACGGAACTCAACGCGGCGGTCGACGACGACACCGATATCGTCCCGATCACCTACATGAACAGCTACGCCGACCTGAAGGCATTCTGCGCCGAGCAGGGCGGGCTGGTCTGCACCTCCTCGAACGCCCACCGCGCCTTCGAGTACGCCTTCGAGCGCGGCGACAAGGTGCTCTTCCTCCCGGACAAGCACCTCGGCGAGAACACCGCCCACCGCCTCGGGCTGGCGGATTCGACCGCCGAGTGGGACCCCTGGGACCCCGAGTCGAAGGACGCCGACGAGGTGGCCGACGCCGACGTGATCCTCTGGGACGGCTACTGCCAGGTCCACGAGCGGTTCACCGAGGGCCACGTCGAGGCGGTCCGCGCCGAACACGAGGGCGCCAACGTCGTCGTCCACCCCGAGTGCCGCCGGGAGGTCGTCGAGGCCGCCGACGTCGTCGGGTCGACCTCGACCATCTGCGAGACCGTCGAGAACGCCGACCCCGGCGAGACGTGGGCCATCGGCACCGAGATCCACCTCACGAACCACCTCCAGCGGTGGCACCCGGAGGTGGAGGTCCTGCCGCTGTGCGGCGACGCCTGCATGGACTGCAACGCGATGCGGCAGGTCGACCCCAACTACCTGACGTGGGTGCTCGAGGAGCTGGTCGACGGGAACGAGCGGAACGTCGTCGAGGTCGCCCCGAGGGAGAAGGGACTCGCCGAGCTGGCCCTCGAGCGGATGCTGGAGGTCTAA
- a CDS encoding amidohydrolase, translated as MTDAAARIFTNAEVHTLGEPDEQEEAVAVRDGRIVRVGSAYEIEFLRGVDTDVVDCEGGVLLPGFVDAHTHMEIVGRRVVHADLGAAADREAALSALRDAPADDWILGYGYDESTWPAGEYLTREELDSVSETRPVVAFREDLHTASVNSVVLDRYADELPEDGVQREDGEPTGVVTEDAAELLRMETAPGREETRRLVRAARDRAHELGVTGVHDMVRHSDAPAAYRDLAVDGDLDLRVRLYYWTDHLDAVEETGLATNHGGEYVEVGGVKTFTDGSLGAGTAKLSEPYADREGTGEWVVDPEELAAIAERADDLGLQLAVHAIGDEAIDVALSALPDDPEMRHRIEHAELLADVAAFEDAGAVASMQPNFLRWAREDGLYEQRLGADRTAASNRFADVLAADVPLAFGSDCMPLDPLYGVQETVTAPESGQRLSVAEALRAYTSGAAFAGHDEDRFGTVEPGKRADLVVLAESPWVVDPEAIADIDVSMTVVDGEVVYRD; from the coding sequence ATGACCGACGCTGCGGCCCGCATCTTCACGAACGCCGAGGTCCACACACTCGGGGAGCCCGACGAACAGGAGGAGGCCGTCGCCGTCCGCGACGGCCGGATCGTCCGGGTGGGTTCGGCCTACGAGATCGAGTTCCTCCGGGGCGTCGACACCGACGTCGTCGACTGCGAGGGCGGCGTCCTCCTCCCCGGCTTCGTCGACGCGCACACCCACATGGAGATCGTCGGGCGGCGGGTCGTCCACGCCGACCTCGGGGCGGCGGCCGACCGCGAGGCGGCACTGTCTGCGCTCCGGGACGCCCCCGCGGACGACTGGATCCTCGGCTACGGCTACGACGAGTCGACGTGGCCCGCCGGCGAGTACCTCACCCGCGAGGAACTGGATTCCGTCTCGGAGACCCGCCCGGTCGTCGCCTTCCGCGAGGACCTGCACACGGCGTCGGTCAACTCGGTCGTCCTCGACCGCTACGCCGACGAACTCCCCGAAGATGGCGTCCAGCGCGAGGACGGCGAGCCGACGGGCGTCGTGACCGAGGACGCCGCGGAACTGCTGCGGATGGAGACGGCGCCCGGCCGCGAGGAGACCAGGCGGCTCGTCCGGGCGGCTCGCGACCGCGCCCACGAACTCGGCGTCACCGGCGTTCACGACATGGTCCGGCACTCGGACGCGCCGGCGGCGTACCGCGACCTCGCCGTCGACGGCGACCTGGACCTCCGCGTGCGGCTCTACTACTGGACGGACCATCTCGACGCCGTCGAGGAGACGGGGCTGGCGACGAACCACGGCGGCGAGTACGTGGAGGTCGGCGGGGTGAAGACCTTCACCGACGGCTCCCTCGGCGCCGGCACCGCGAAGCTCTCGGAGCCGTACGCCGACCGCGAGGGCACCGGCGAGTGGGTGGTCGATCCCGAGGAGCTGGCGGCTATCGCCGAGCGGGCGGACGACCTCGGCCTGCAGCTGGCCGTCCACGCGATCGGCGACGAGGCCATCGACGTCGCCCTGTCGGCCCTGCCGGACGACCCCGAGATGCGACACCGCATCGAGCATGCCGAACTGCTGGCGGACGTCGCGGCGTTCGAGGACGCCGGCGCCGTCGCGTCGATGCAGCCGAACTTCCTGCGGTGGGCCCGTGAGGACGGACTTTACGAGCAGCGACTCGGCGCGGACCGGACCGCGGCATCGAACCGGTTCGCGGACGTGCTGGCGGCCGACGTCCCGCTGGCGTTCGGCAGCGACTGCATGCCGCTGGACCCCCTCTACGGCGTCCAGGAGACCGTCACGGCGCCCGAATCGGGACAGCGACTGTCGGTGGCCGAGGCGCTGCGGGCCTACACGTCCGGCGCCGCCTTCGCCGGCCACGACGAGGACCGCTTCGGCACCGTCGAGCCGGGCAAGCGAGCCGACCTCGTCGTGCTCGCGGAATCGCCGTGGGTAGTCGACCCCGAGGCTATCGCCGATATCGACGTCTCGATGACGGTCGTCGACGGCGAGGTCGTCTACCGGGACTGA